Proteins found in one Nitratiruptor sp. SB155-2 genomic segment:
- the rny gene encoding ribonuclease Y — MWVEILVGSSAAIISGAAGYLLSKKIEKDKLKIYEEQARAKAKAIEHEAEKILQNAQVQVKEAELELKRDFEKKLEELKRDYEERFNELMEKEMSLKQMFKDELKHITLEKQEIKAEREEINRLKNEYEELKKRYQEKYQEVLEALQQQAGLTLEEAKNLILQKAEEESRLEIANIVRKYEEEAKREAKRRANYIIAQATTRFAGEFAAERLINTVSIPSEDIKGRIIGKEGRNIKTLEMLLGVDIIIDDTPNAIILSSFNLYRRAIATKVIELLVEDGRIQPSRIEEIYEKVKEEFDQQLLEEGENIVIDLGIGLIHPEIVKLIGRLKFRASYGQNALGHSLEVAHLAGIMAAEMGGDEVMAKRAGLLHDIGKALTHEYSGSHVDLGAEICKRYKEPDVVINAIYAHHGHEEPRSIEAAAVCAADTLSAARPGARREVLEAFLKRVQAIEEIALSKPGVKKAYAINAGREVRVIVNADLVNDNEAVLLAKEIAKDIETGVQYPGEIKVNVIRENRAIEYAR, encoded by the coding sequence ATGTGGGTAGAGATTTTAGTAGGAAGTTCTGCAGCCATCATAAGCGGCGCTGCAGGATATTTGCTATCGAAAAAAATAGAAAAAGATAAACTGAAAATTTATGAAGAACAAGCCAGAGCCAAGGCCAAAGCGATTGAGCATGAGGCTGAAAAAATTTTGCAAAATGCCCAAGTTCAGGTCAAAGAAGCCGAACTTGAACTGAAGAGGGATTTTGAAAAGAAGCTCGAAGAACTTAAACGTGATTATGAAGAGCGTTTTAATGAACTAATGGAAAAAGAGATGTCCTTGAAGCAGATGTTCAAGGACGAACTGAAACACATTACGCTCGAAAAGCAGGAAATCAAAGCTGAGCGAGAAGAGATCAATAGGCTCAAAAATGAATATGAAGAGCTTAAAAAACGATATCAGGAGAAGTATCAAGAGGTTCTAGAAGCCCTTCAACAGCAAGCAGGACTGACGCTCGAAGAAGCGAAAAATCTCATCTTACAAAAGGCAGAAGAAGAGAGTCGTCTCGAAATTGCCAATATTGTGAGAAAATATGAAGAAGAAGCAAAAAGAGAAGCAAAACGAAGAGCGAACTACATCATCGCCCAAGCCACAACGAGGTTTGCCGGAGAGTTCGCGGCAGAGCGGCTGATCAACACTGTTAGCATTCCAAGTGAGGATATCAAAGGGCGCATCATTGGAAAAGAGGGACGCAATATCAAGACTTTGGAGATGCTGCTTGGCGTGGACATCATCATCGATGATACTCCAAATGCGATTATTTTGAGCTCTTTCAATCTCTACAGACGAGCCATTGCAACAAAGGTAATCGAACTTTTGGTTGAAGATGGAAGAATTCAGCCATCGAGAATCGAAGAGATTTATGAAAAGGTGAAAGAGGAGTTTGACCAGCAGCTTTTGGAAGAGGGTGAAAATATTGTCATTGACCTTGGAATCGGTCTGATACATCCAGAAATCGTTAAACTCATAGGCCGTCTCAAGTTTCGAGCGAGTTACGGGCAAAACGCTCTGGGACACTCTTTAGAGGTTGCGCATCTTGCCGGCATCATGGCAGCAGAGATGGGTGGTGATGAAGTGATGGCGAAACGTGCCGGACTTCTACACGATATCGGCAAGGCTCTTACGCATGAGTACAGCGGTAGCCATGTGGATCTGGGCGCTGAAATCTGTAAACGCTATAAAGAGCCGGACGTGGTTATCAACGCAATATATGCGCACCATGGTCATGAAGAGCCAAGGAGTATCGAAGCTGCGGCAGTCTGTGCAGCAGATACCCTCAGTGCGGCTCGACCTGGTGCCAGACGAGAAGTACTCGAAGCCTTTTTGAAGCGGGTTCAAGCCATTGAAGAGATAGCCTTAAGCAAGCCAGGAGTGAAAAAGGCGTATGCGATCAATGCAGGACGAGAAGTGCGAGTCATTGTCAATGCAGATCTCGTCAATGACAATGAAGCGGTCCTCTTGGCTAAAGAGATCGCTAAAGATATCGAAACTGGAGTACAGTATCCAGGGGAGATAAAAGTCAATGTTATTCGAGAGAATAGGGCGATAGAGTACGCCCGATAA
- a CDS encoding 5-formyltetrahydrofolate cyclo-ligase, with protein sequence MSSPKVLFRNRCKEKLFKRPVPRKLHKMLQSNLQFVLDALKSNNMLVFMPMSHEPDLFGFFAHLRREKNIFVPFMQGQSFKMVKFRLPIKRGKFGIKEPPNSFFETKIDIVLIPVIGVDGDFRRIGFGKGMYDRFMAALPYRPVVIFVQTKECITKERICDSYDVRGDFLITPKKIYIRGDSDVGRDFSRKFCSHHKRRCRIFAIEKNRKR encoded by the coding sequence ATGAGTTCACCTAAAGTGCTGTTTCGAAACAGATGCAAAGAGAAACTTTTCAAAAGACCGGTTCCAAGGAAGCTTCACAAGATGCTTCAATCCAATCTCCAATTTGTTCTTGATGCACTTAAATCTAACAATATGCTCGTTTTTATGCCAATGTCCCATGAACCAGATCTTTTTGGATTTTTTGCTCATCTAAGAAGGGAAAAAAATATATTTGTCCCCTTTATGCAAGGGCAAAGTTTCAAGATGGTAAAATTCAGATTACCTATAAAAAGAGGAAAATTTGGCATAAAAGAGCCGCCCAACTCTTTTTTTGAAACAAAAATTGATATAGTTTTGATTCCTGTCATCGGGGTAGACGGGGATTTTCGTCGAATTGGATTTGGAAAAGGAATGTACGATAGATTTATGGCTGCTTTGCCATATCGGCCAGTTGTAATCTTTGTACAAACAAAAGAGTGTATTACAAAAGAGAGAATCTGTGATTCGTACGATGTACGTGGAGATTTTTTAATTACCCCGAAAAAAATTTATATACGAGGGGATAGTGATGTGGGTAGAGATTTTAGTAGGAAGTTCTGCAGCCATCATAAGCGGCGCTGCAGGATATTTGCTATCGAAAAAAATAGAAAAAGATAA
- a CDS encoding TlpA family protein disulfide reductase produces the protein MQKLLLPLLILMLLTGCTKKEEKQKKVSQPIEKAVKKETPPVYTFHDTNDKTRVVKIVDDKFIIPNGKNIEIFIFFATWCPSCKAEIPELNELYKTFKTRIDIVALPLDGKNLDTFIQTYNMKYFVSRTIDKNLQFAKKVYAMLQAGANMPIPLTLVLQNGKYYIHYIGAVPYEVLNSDIKKALGE, from the coding sequence ATGCAAAAACTCCTTCTTCCTCTGTTGATACTGATGTTACTTACAGGTTGTACAAAAAAAGAGGAGAAACAAAAGAAGGTTTCACAACCGATTGAAAAAGCTGTCAAGAAAGAGACACCACCTGTCTATACATTTCACGATACGAACGATAAAACAAGAGTAGTCAAAATCGTTGATGACAAATTCATCATTCCCAATGGAAAAAATATTGAAATATTTATCTTTTTTGCAACATGGTGTCCTTCATGCAAGGCTGAAATTCCGGAACTCAATGAACTGTATAAAACTTTCAAAACGAGAATAGACATTGTCGCCTTACCTTTAGACGGCAAAAACCTTGATACATTTATACAAACATATAATATGAAATACTTCGTCTCACGGACCATAGATAAAAACCTACAATTTGCCAAAAAGGTCTATGCAATGCTTCAAGCAGGAGCCAATATGCCTATTCCCTTGACTTTAGTGTTGCAAAATGGCAAATATTACATACACTATATAGGAGCGGTTCCCTATGAAGTTCTCAATAGTGATATAAAAAAGGCTTTAGGAGAGTAA
- the ftsY gene encoding signal recognition particle-docking protein FtsY has protein sequence MFGFIKKALKKTVENIEEHTPKKKYAMPEEIEEILIEADVEYDLVEKIVNSLPGKINRVALKNELLFLFKPASIKEVDVKPFVELILGVNGAGKTTTIAKLAYRYKREGKSVILGAADTFRAAAIEQLTKWADKLDVPIVATKQGHDPSAVAYDTIQKAKSKGIDHVLIDTAGRLHTQSNLAEELKKIVRICGKAMEGAPHRKLLILDGTQGNSAIHQAKAFHEMVGVDGIIVTKLDGTAKGGALLSISHEMGLPILYVGTGEKMEDLAPFDPNEYVDTILDAIFV, from the coding sequence ATGTTTGGTTTTATCAAAAAAGCACTTAAAAAGACTGTAGAAAATATTGAAGAGCATACACCCAAGAAAAAATATGCCATGCCTGAAGAGATTGAAGAGATCTTGATAGAAGCGGATGTAGAGTATGATTTGGTAGAAAAAATCGTCAACTCATTACCAGGTAAAATCAATAGAGTCGCACTCAAAAATGAGCTCCTTTTCCTCTTCAAACCTGCTTCTATCAAGGAAGTGGACGTCAAACCTTTCGTTGAACTGATTTTAGGTGTCAATGGCGCCGGAAAGACGACAACCATTGCAAAACTCGCTTACAGATACAAACGAGAAGGAAAAAGTGTCATTTTGGGTGCAGCCGATACTTTCAGGGCTGCGGCTATCGAACAATTGACAAAATGGGCAGATAAGCTCGATGTTCCTATTGTTGCTACGAAGCAGGGACATGACCCCTCAGCAGTCGCCTATGATACGATTCAAAAAGCGAAATCGAAGGGTATCGATCACGTACTCATAGATACTGCCGGAAGGCTCCACACCCAATCGAATCTAGCCGAAGAGCTGAAAAAAATTGTTCGAATATGTGGGAAAGCCATGGAAGGTGCACCACATAGAAAGTTGTTGATACTCGATGGGACTCAGGGCAATTCTGCTATCCATCAAGCGAAAGCTTTTCATGAGATGGTCGGTGTAGACGGTATTATCGTTACTAAACTTGATGGTACGGCCAAAGGCGGTGCGCTTTTGAGTATTTCCCATGAAATGGGCCTGCCTATACTCTATGTAGGAACGGGAGAGAAGATGGAGGACTTGGCTCCATTCGATCCAAACGAATATGTGGATACCATACTCGATGCGATATTTGTCTAA
- the radA gene encoding DNA repair protein RadA — MANKSIYECQHCGYQSAKWMGKCVNCGAWESFIQISAKDQKIQKQVERSSHSQPKPITEIEKEKIQRISTGSEELDLVLGGGLVEGSLVLVGGSPGVGKSTLLLKTCANVAKSGKKVLYVSAEESASQIKMRADRIDANHPNLFLLNELILENIVTQLKTDHYGLLVIDSIQTIYSEEVTAAPGTVSQVKAVTFELMRLAKSMKLPVFIIGHITKEGSIAGPRVLEHMVDTVLYFEGDSSKEIRMLRGFKNRFGSISEVGIFEMTQRGLISAKDISKRFFQRGSSQVGSAATVVMEGSRPIILEVQALVAETGYPTPKRSTTGYDSSRLTMLLALLEKKLDLPFNQYDVFVNIAGGIKIAETAADLAVVAAILSSFRNRPLSEETIFLGEVGLTGEIKDIMMLDNRLKEASSQGFTKAIVPSKPLQSIEIKTYEVKSVEQIIDWM, encoded by the coding sequence ATGGCAAACAAGAGCATCTACGAATGTCAACACTGCGGATATCAAAGTGCCAAATGGATGGGAAAATGTGTCAATTGCGGTGCTTGGGAATCGTTTATACAAATAAGCGCAAAAGATCAAAAAATACAAAAACAAGTAGAACGCTCATCCCACTCTCAACCAAAACCTATTACGGAAATTGAAAAAGAGAAAATTCAGAGGATTTCAACCGGAAGCGAAGAGCTGGATCTTGTCCTTGGAGGTGGACTTGTTGAGGGTTCACTCGTCTTGGTAGGAGGAAGCCCAGGCGTTGGAAAATCGACGCTTTTGCTAAAAACCTGTGCCAATGTAGCAAAAAGCGGGAAAAAAGTTTTATATGTGAGTGCCGAAGAGTCTGCAAGCCAGATAAAAATGAGGGCCGATAGAATCGATGCCAATCACCCAAACCTATTTTTGTTGAATGAACTCATTTTGGAAAATATCGTGACGCAGCTAAAAACCGATCACTATGGTCTACTTGTCATCGACTCCATTCAAACGATATATTCTGAAGAAGTAACTGCGGCTCCTGGAACGGTCAGTCAGGTCAAAGCTGTCACATTTGAGCTGATGCGTCTGGCAAAATCGATGAAGCTTCCCGTTTTTATTATCGGCCATATTACTAAAGAGGGATCCATCGCAGGACCCAGAGTTCTTGAACATATGGTAGACACAGTACTCTATTTTGAAGGGGACAGTTCAAAAGAGATACGGATGCTGCGAGGTTTTAAAAACAGATTCGGCAGCATAAGCGAAGTCGGCATTTTTGAAATGACACAAAGAGGTCTTATAAGTGCTAAAGATATCTCCAAACGATTCTTTCAAAGAGGCTCTTCTCAGGTCGGCTCTGCTGCCACGGTAGTGATGGAGGGGAGCCGTCCCATAATCTTGGAAGTTCAAGCACTTGTAGCGGAGACAGGTTATCCGACTCCTAAAAGGAGTACAACAGGATATGACTCAAGTAGACTCACGATGCTTTTGGCACTCCTTGAGAAAAAACTCGATTTGCCGTTTAATCAATACGATGTCTTTGTCAATATCGCTGGAGGCATCAAAATAGCAGAAACTGCCGCGGATTTGGCAGTCGTTGCTGCTATTTTAAGTAGTTTTCGTAACAGACCGCTCAGTGAAGAGACAATCTTTTTGGGTGAAGTTGGCTTAACTGGAGAAATAAAAGATATAATGATGCTTGACAACAGACTCAAAGAGGCTTCGAGTCAAGGTTTTACAAAGGCAATAGTCCCTTCAAAACCGTTGCAATCCATAGAAATAAAGACATATGAAGTCAAAAGTGTCGAACAAATCATAGATTGGATGTAA
- a CDS encoding MlaE family ABC transporter permease: MEQVFFYLGYPFVQFFRMLERFGAFILFQIKILPLFFKPPYRVKETLQQMDIIGVGSLFVISLTAIFTGLVEAIQLYHGFHKFGAEEFMGYTIFVSISKELGPVFGALMLVSRAVSAMTAELGTMRVTEQIDAIDTLAVDSKKYLIVPRVIAATLSTPILVIVFVFLGNIAAYLISVYALGVNPNSYKNTITTYLEFSDIGTGIIKAFVFGYLISIIGTYIGYFTRGGARGVGLSTTKSVVYAAMTVFVANYFLSTLFLYLDW, encoded by the coding sequence ATGGAGCAGGTTTTTTTCTATCTTGGCTATCCGTTTGTCCAGTTTTTTCGAATGCTGGAGAGATTTGGTGCTTTTATACTTTTTCAGATAAAGATACTGCCGCTTTTTTTTAAACCGCCTTATAGAGTCAAAGAGACGTTGCAGCAGATGGATATCATTGGTGTAGGGTCTCTTTTTGTTATCTCTTTGACGGCGATTTTTACTGGCCTCGTTGAAGCTATCCAACTCTATCACGGCTTTCACAAATTTGGTGCAGAAGAGTTTATGGGCTATACTATATTTGTTTCTATTTCCAAAGAGCTCGGCCCGGTATTTGGAGCATTGATGCTAGTATCACGGGCGGTAAGCGCCATGACGGCTGAACTTGGAACGATGCGAGTGACGGAGCAGATAGATGCTATCGATACGTTGGCTGTGGATAGCAAAAAATATCTCATTGTTCCCCGTGTTATCGCCGCGACATTATCTACACCTATCTTGGTAATCGTTTTTGTTTTTTTGGGAAATATTGCAGCTTATCTTATCTCTGTCTATGCTCTTGGAGTCAATCCTAACTCGTATAAAAATACAATCACTACTTATCTGGAATTTAGCGATATAGGTACAGGAATCATCAAAGCTTTCGTTTTTGGGTATCTCATCAGCATCATTGGAACATATATAGGTTACTTTACAAGAGGCGGGGCAAGAGGCGTGGGTCTTTCGACAACAAAATCTGTGGTATATGCGGCGATGACCGTATTTGTGGCCAACTATTTTCTCTCGACACTCTTTTTATACCTGGACTGGTAA
- the acpS gene encoding holo-ACP synthase: MIGIDIVQIERIEQLIEKYGQKGLERFLLPQEMEVAKKPQTVAGFWAAKEAVAKALKTGIGKELGFHDIFIYKTEKGAPEFKLLNGKEQMFRIQQTALSISHDAGVAVAVAVIIRC, translated from the coding sequence ATGATAGGTATAGATATTGTCCAGATAGAACGCATAGAACAATTGATAGAAAAATATGGTCAAAAAGGACTTGAGCGATTTTTACTGCCTCAAGAGATGGAAGTGGCGAAAAAGCCTCAGACAGTAGCCGGCTTTTGGGCAGCGAAAGAAGCCGTGGCAAAAGCACTCAAAACGGGAATAGGAAAAGAGCTTGGATTTCACGATATTTTCATCTATAAAACTGAAAAGGGAGCACCGGAATTTAAACTTCTCAATGGAAAAGAGCAGATGTTTCGTATCCAGCAAACTGCCCTATCCATCTCCCATGATGCTGGAGTGGCAGTTGCCGTAGCGGTAATCATTCGCTGTTAA
- the thiS gene encoding sulfur carrier protein ThiS: protein MLLVTINGERREIKENMTIEDILKDLGVMDKVMAVAVNMQIVKKEEWGSFQPKEGDKIEFLGFTGGG, encoded by the coding sequence GTGTTGTTGGTAACAATTAACGGTGAACGAAGAGAGATTAAAGAAAACATGACCATTGAGGATATCTTAAAAGATTTGGGTGTTATGGATAAAGTGATGGCAGTTGCAGTGAATATGCAGATTGTCAAAAAAGAGGAGTGGGGCAGTTTTCAACCCAAAGAGGGAGATAAGATAGAGTTTTTGGGATTTACAGGCGGTGGATAA
- a CDS encoding ankyrin repeat domain-containing protein has translation MKKLLAIFLFALGLFADSVNGWTQLHEAIYKEDMKRIENLIKSGADVEASSKAGITPLLMAVKIRNLDIVKYLVEHGADVDDEDNNGMTALHYAVGERRVNIVKYLLKHDADINAQNRYGITPLHQAAYMGDVKMIDLLLKLGADPNIKNALGMNPCQLAYAKHRFLVAKYMQSFTKGECVVGNN, from the coding sequence ATGAAAAAGTTATTGGCAATTTTTCTTTTTGCTTTGGGTCTATTCGCAGATAGTGTCAATGGATGGACACAACTTCATGAAGCAATTTATAAAGAGGATATGAAACGAATCGAAAACTTGATCAAAAGTGGAGCAGATGTTGAGGCTTCCAGTAAAGCAGGGATTACGCCGCTATTGATGGCTGTAAAAATACGAAATCTTGATATCGTAAAATATTTGGTCGAACATGGTGCCGATGTAGATGACGAGGATAACAACGGAATGACGGCTCTTCACTATGCTGTGGGTGAACGAAGAGTCAACATCGTGAAGTACCTGCTTAAACATGATGCCGATATCAATGCACAAAACAGATATGGGATCACTCCGCTGCATCAAGCAGCCTATATGGGAGATGTTAAGATGATCGATCTTCTTTTGAAACTGGGAGCGGATCCAAATATTAAAAACGCTTTAGGAATGAATCCTTGTCAGCTCGCTTACGCTAAGCACAGATTTTTGGTGGCAAAATATATGCAAAGTTTTACAAAGGGGGAGTGTGTTGTTGGTAACAATTAA
- a CDS encoding SAM-dependent methyltransferase, translating into MRFSTFMNEWLYDPDGYYANQLQIGKSGDFFTAVSVTPLFGGAIAKHIYKQIQTGKLSPQATIMEIGAHQGYLLADIIQFLYTFDPALLKTLQFAIVEPIAKLRSLQKEYMRASFGDAIHFLHYNSLDEVRSIEAFVVANEIFDAFGCELIYQGKQAFVKEDFTIEWKDADPKIVELSRVFGQNKGEVAVGYEEFAKKMDKAFEKVEFVTFDYGDLEVRNDFSIRVYTKHQVFPFFDEKLDIKRAYKRSDITYDVNFSHLKKAFEETGFVMDSYQTQLAALVEFGIMELLEEILQKKGYELYKQELEKVKILIHPSQMGERFKMIQFSKG; encoded by the coding sequence ATGCGATTTAGTACTTTTATGAATGAGTGGCTCTATGATCCTGACGGATATTATGCAAATCAGCTTCAAATAGGAAAAAGCGGTGATTTCTTTACGGCAGTCAGTGTCACGCCCCTTTTTGGCGGGGCGATAGCGAAACATATCTATAAACAGATTCAAACAGGAAAACTCTCCCCCCAAGCGACCATCATGGAGATTGGAGCGCATCAGGGGTATCTTTTGGCAGATATCATTCAGTTTCTCTATACTTTCGATCCTGCATTGTTAAAAACATTGCAGTTTGCTATTGTGGAGCCCATTGCAAAACTTCGTTCATTGCAAAAAGAATATATGAGGGCAAGTTTTGGCGATGCGATCCATTTTCTCCATTATAACTCTTTGGATGAGGTACGCAGTATAGAAGCTTTTGTTGTAGCGAACGAAATATTCGATGCATTTGGGTGTGAATTGATCTATCAAGGGAAACAAGCTTTTGTGAAAGAGGATTTTACGATTGAATGGAAAGATGCAGACCCAAAAATCGTTGAACTTTCAAGAGTGTTCGGACAGAACAAAGGAGAAGTTGCCGTTGGATATGAAGAATTTGCAAAAAAGATGGATAAAGCTTTCGAAAAAGTGGAGTTCGTAACATTTGATTATGGCGATTTGGAAGTGAGAAATGACTTTAGTATTCGGGTGTATACGAAACATCAAGTTTTCCCATTTTTTGATGAAAAACTGGATATAAAAAGAGCGTATAAAAGAAGCGACATTACCTATGATGTCAATTTTTCTCATCTTAAAAAGGCTTTTGAAGAAACTGGATTTGTGATGGATTCGTACCAGACGCAGTTGGCCGCTTTAGTGGAGTTTGGCATTATGGAGCTTCTTGAAGAGATTTTGCAGAAAAAAGGGTATGAACTGTACAAGCAAGAGCTTGAGAAAGTCAAAATTCTTATACACCCCTCTCAAATGGGAGAACGTTTTAAAATGATACAATTTAGTAAAGGATAA
- a CDS encoding TolC family protein: MLKKAAIAFLPLILFAHNGLISKLKQQEIELDSKKSVVEAKILHDNWINPVNMQYTYQKGDQYPNQLFESFSIQVDQPIFKSGGIYKAMLYANAKKRSALLGVESKKKAYVFQYIQLALQYKQLDLSIQKQKLLIENAKLDILIKKEQYLHGEIDSTFLDNAILNKNRLALALLDLEDQRQQTLQNIHNISDLDPSDAKLPRFSLVTKHNYLDENILLRQSRADIEANRHYKYMSIARYLPTVSIFANVNFQKMQGSLYFPGYQYTDHYKTYGFRVSMPLFDINALRNIESAKIDYLKSKNRLAQLKREKSNLYQSILRSLHILEKKIVLTKEDLDLYKTLLQDTKDRYEAGEKTKYDVMIMQNSLQTKKIDLQIYDIQKQILLSKLYQEMAHAI, translated from the coding sequence TTGCTTAAAAAAGCCGCGATTGCTTTTTTGCCACTGATACTTTTTGCGCACAACGGTCTCATCTCAAAACTGAAGCAGCAAGAGATAGAGCTCGATTCCAAAAAAAGTGTCGTAGAGGCGAAGATTTTGCATGATAACTGGATCAATCCTGTCAATATGCAATATACCTACCAAAAGGGGGATCAATATCCAAACCAGCTGTTTGAATCTTTTTCTATTCAAGTTGACCAACCCATTTTCAAAAGTGGGGGCATTTACAAAGCGATGCTGTATGCCAATGCCAAAAAAAGAAGCGCACTGCTCGGTGTCGAAAGCAAGAAAAAGGCGTATGTTTTTCAATATATTCAACTAGCTTTACAGTATAAACAACTCGATCTTTCCATTCAAAAGCAAAAACTTTTGATTGAGAATGCCAAGCTTGATATTTTGATCAAAAAAGAGCAATATCTCCATGGTGAGATTGATAGCACTTTTTTGGACAATGCCATATTGAATAAAAACAGACTCGCTCTTGCCCTTTTGGATTTAGAGGACCAACGCCAACAGACATTGCAAAATATTCACAATATAAGCGACTTGGATCCAAGTGATGCAAAACTTCCAAGATTTTCTCTTGTCACAAAGCACAACTACCTCGATGAAAATATCTTGCTCAGGCAAAGCAGAGCCGATATCGAAGCGAACAGGCATTATAAGTATATGAGTATAGCCAGATACTTACCTACTGTTTCAATCTTTGCCAATGTAAATTTTCAAAAGATGCAAGGAAGTCTCTATTTCCCAGGTTATCAATATACTGATCACTATAAAACCTACGGTTTCCGTGTCTCGATGCCACTGTTTGATATCAATGCACTGCGCAATATCGAATCTGCAAAAATCGATTATCTCAAATCAAAAAATAGACTTGCTCAACTAAAACGAGAAAAATCGAATTTATACCAATCGATACTGCGTTCCCTGCATATTTTAGAGAAAAAAATAGTATTAACGAAAGAGGATCTCGATCTTTATAAAACGCTTTTACAAGATACGAAAGATCGTTATGAGGCGGGAGAAAAAACAAAGTACGATGTGATGATTATGCAAAATTCCTTGCAGACAAAAAAGATCGATTTGCAGATATATGATATTCAAAAACAGATTTTGTTAAGCAAGCTCTATCAAGAGATGGCTCATGCGATTTAG
- a CDS encoding aspartate aminotransferase family protein, with translation MNLQAIDQTYVLHTYARNYVNFVQGDNAKLYDDTGKEYIDFTSGIGVVSVGHGNKRLAEAICDQAQKIIHISNLYLIEPQARLAQKIVDLSEYDMRLFFANSGAEANEGAIKIARKYGEVDGEIKRYKIITLKHSFHGRTITALKATGQEAMHTYFGPFPDGFVYADSIEQIPELIDDHTVAVMIELIQGEGGVEPQDKKAVQNLSKVLKEKDVLLIVDEVQTGIYRTGEFLASNLYEIEPDIITLAKGLGGGVPIGAVMTRLKEIFKPGDHGSTFGGNYLSTRAALEVVSILQEFKESGKLDERLIYFETKLKDIAKRYEHLFEKEVGLGLMRGLRAKSSEIQGEVIEKSFHEGLLVLKAGRNTVRFLPPLTITKEEIDEGFQRFENGLKRVEVA, from the coding sequence ATGAATTTACAAGCAATTGACCAAACCTATGTGTTACATACCTATGCGAGAAACTATGTCAATTTTGTACAAGGTGATAATGCGAAACTATATGATGATACAGGGAAAGAGTATATCGACTTTACCAGTGGCATCGGTGTAGTGAGTGTAGGGCACGGCAATAAAAGATTGGCTGAGGCTATCTGTGATCAGGCGCAAAAAATCATTCACATATCAAATCTTTATCTCATAGAACCTCAGGCTCGACTTGCCCAAAAAATTGTAGATTTGAGCGAATATGATATGCGCCTTTTTTTTGCCAACAGTGGTGCAGAAGCAAATGAGGGGGCGATAAAGATAGCCAGAAAATATGGAGAAGTGGACGGAGAAATCAAGCGATATAAAATTATTACTCTCAAACACTCTTTTCATGGCAGGACCATTACTGCTTTAAAAGCAACAGGACAGGAGGCGATGCATACCTATTTCGGTCCATTTCCGGATGGATTTGTGTATGCGGACTCGATCGAGCAGATTCCTGAGCTTATAGACGATCATACGGTTGCTGTGATGATAGAACTGATTCAGGGTGAAGGAGGTGTGGAACCGCAAGATAAAAAGGCGGTGCAAAATCTTTCCAAAGTGCTCAAAGAAAAAGATGTGCTACTGATAGTTGATGAAGTGCAAACGGGAATTTACAGGACGGGTGAGTTTTTGGCAAGCAATCTTTATGAAATTGAACCAGACATCATCACGCTAGCAAAAGGACTAGGCGGAGGTGTACCGATAGGGGCTGTTATGACACGTCTCAAAGAGATTTTCAAGCCCGGAGATCACGGGAGTACATTTGGAGGAAATTATCTCAGTACAAGAGCCGCTTTGGAGGTTGTTTCCATTTTGCAAGAATTCAAGGAGAGTGGAAAACTGGATGAGCGTTTAATCTATTTTGAAACAAAACTCAAAGATATAGCAAAAAGATATGAACATCTTTTTGAAAAAGAGGTAGGTCTAGGACTTATGAGAGGGTTAAGGGCAAAAAGTAGTGAAATTCAGGGAGAAGTGATAGAAAAGAGTTTTCATGAAGGGCTTTTAGTTCTGAAAGCGGGACGAAATACCGTTCGATTTTTGCCACCTCTAACTATTACCAAAGAGGAGATCGATGAAGGTTTTCAAAGATTTGAAAATGGGCTCAAAAGGGTAGAAGTTGCTTAA
- a CDS encoding nucleotidyltransferase domain-containing protein yields the protein MRLSKDEIETIKKSFEKVFSQGKIILFGSRVYGNVKGGDIDLYLIVPKNERKVSKKLDFLVELRKKIVYKKIDIVFHRDTHRAIEQEAKKGIVIYQKDEDEFTSN from the coding sequence ATGAGACTCTCAAAAGATGAGATAGAAACAATAAAAAAAAGTTTTGAAAAAGTTTTTAGTCAAGGCAAGATTATACTTTTTGGAAGTAGAGTTTATGGTAATGTAAAGGGTGGGGATATTGATCTATATTTAATTGTGCCTAAAAATGAGAGGAAAGTATCAAAAAAATTGGATTTCCTTGTGGAGCTGAGGAAAAAAATAGTTTATAAAAAGATTGATATTGTTTTTCATAGAGATACTCACAGAGCGATAGAGCAAGAAGCAAAAAAAGGAATAGTAATTTATCAAAAGGATGAAGATGAATTTACAAGCAATTGA